A stretch of DNA from Oncorhynchus keta strain PuntledgeMale-10-30-2019 chromosome 17, Oket_V2, whole genome shotgun sequence:
ATGTTCAGGCTGTTTGTTTGACCTTACCCTGGTCCTCCACCTTCCTGATGGCTGCCTGGATGGCTTTCTGGTCTCCCAGGAGCTGCATGGGTTTGGTGGGCCGGAAGTTCTCATCCAGCTCAATCAGAATGGGTGTCCCAGTGGGTAACGTCACATTGACGATATCAGCATCTGATATACCTGTTGATATAATAGTGAATGTTGTGTTGTTCTGCTTCTGTAAACCACAGTAAAACAACCATACTATCGCCATAAACATAATAAAACCGTTAGCACAGCTTTCGCCCATGCTGTTATGTAAAGCGCTAGCAACATGAATTAAAACCAAAATACACAGATAAGGGAATAACTTTGTTTACGTCTAGATCTttacacattttttttgtccagcTACATAACGTTGATAATTTCTAACGGCCTATAAAGTACCTGACTGGCCAACTACGACAAACGTGATCTCTAGAAGCCTGTGGGGAAGAGAAAAGGTCAATCTACTGGCAGTAGCCTGATGTAACATAAACCTAGTGGCCTTTTGGTACAAGTTCAACCGCGCAACATTTCTGGaactaatatacagtatattcctcTCATCCAAATGGGAGTGAATGATAGTTACAAACTAGGTCTAAAACATGGAGGCCCTAGCAAACTCCAATACAAGGGCCTTTGTGGATTCAAACATTCAAATGCAGGTGAAAGTGGCCATGCAGCTCATACTAAAATCTGCAGGAACAAAAGAGAACAATAGCAGTGCAGCAAAAGTCAATGGTAATAATGGTACTGCAAACTGATGCAGTCCAGCCGAGCAGGGTtggcacacagagacacacagacacacgaggAGCCACCAGGCATACCTTCCAGGTGTTTCAGCAGGGCCCTGCAGCTATTCCCGTGCCCAGAGATGAGCACCAATTTCCCCCGTTTGATCTCCGGCACAATGGTGCCATCCCAGTATGGCTGGAGCCTCTCTAAGACATCCTTCAGGCTCTCTGACTTCGGAAGAAACTCTTTAGACACATCACAGGTAGAATACCGGCGGTCattgtagatctccaggaagTAAGGGTGTGATTCATTGATAGGGGGAGGCGTGAGGTCATAGCTCCTCCTCCACTGTTTCACCTGCTCCTCGCCGTGGTTTAGGGCCATCTCAGCTCTATTCAGCCCGATCAGAGCACCATAATGGCGCTCGTTGAGTCTCCACGTCCTGACCACGGGGACCCACTCCTGCCCCATGGCTTCCAACAACAGCCAGGCTGTGTGGATGGATCGGCTGAGCAGGGAGGTAAATACTACATCCAGCTGGTAACCTGCTTCCTTCAGGAGGTGACCGCACGCCAAAGCCTCCTTGACCCCGTCCTCACTCAGCCTCTGGTCCACCCAGCTGCAGAAGCGGTTCTCTTTGGTCCAGGCTCCTTCTCCATGCCTCATCACAAAGACTTTGTACTTGGACATCCGGAAGGACTGTCTGTCAGCAGCAGCCTGTACTGTACACAAACAATGGGTTTACAGATGAGGGTGATGCTGGACTAGTGCAGTAACATAGTACTGTACTGTGGCCAGACACTTACCACATAAGTGAAAAACATCATTCGACAAGTCTCTTGAGCTTCGTCaagctaaaacacacacacacacacacacacacacacacacacacacacacacacacacacacacacacacacacacacacacacacacacacacgagcctaATATTTTACTGTTACTATGGACCTGCTGTTACTAAGCTTAATGTCAGAAGCAGTCGCCATGTCATTTATTCTGGGGGTGGGTCTAGTGGGGTCAGCAAATGTCCGGCATTTCGAGTGGTTAAAAGGCTACATGCCAACACAACGGGTTATTGTTTAACTCCAAATTAAACAGGGTAATTCAGTAACTAAACATGGAAATGTGGCTATTGCACATTCCCTAATTAATACATTTAACATCATAACAGTCAAATGGTAAAAATATATTAAAAGAGCTTGCCTTATGCACTTGTCATCTCATTGGTAGGCTGCTAACGGCCATGCGTTTACGCGCGAGACTGGAAGACGGCAAactacaaaacatacatgtacCGGAACATGCATCATAATAATAGCATGAATACGATCTTACCCTGCGAGTTACAAGTCCGTCCCAATAGTGACTGTTGACAGAAATTTGGACAACCATCGAAAGCATTTAAGAAGTCAGCGATTGAAAGCTTGTGGTCCAATCGAAACGGAAAAACTCAGGTTAGGGCGGGATTTGTGTCATGTGTGCTGTCCATAggtagagacagatgagagaaaAGGCCCTCTAGAACGGTCGTCATGGGGGAGAAGGCGTGGCATGACCGATTCTACTAGCTACATTGTAACAGTCACTCAACGTGGCTAGACAGTAAAACTACAGTATGAACTATGATTGATCCACAATGCAAattacacgcacgcacacacacacacacacacacacacacacacacacacacacacacacacacacacgatcaccTTTGTGGAATAAACTGTGTGCAGCTTACGTTTGACCATACACGTGACAATGATAACACAAGTAATTTATTGTCAGTAACTCAATCATATTTGGATAACTTCAAACATCCAACATTTTGCATGTCAATACCATATAATATGCACTACTGTCcaacagtttggggtcactttagaaatgtccttgtttttaaaaggaaagcaacattttttgtccattaaaataacatcaaattgatcagaaatacagtgtagatgttgttaatgttgtaaatgacttgtagctggaaacggcggatttatttatggaatatctacataggagtacagaggcccattatcagcaaccatcactcctgtgttccaatgtcacgttgtgttagctaatccaagtgtatcattttacaaggctaattgatcattagaaaacccttttgcaattatattagcacagctgaaaactgttatcctgattaaagaagcaataaaacgggccttcttaagactagttgagtatctggagcatcagcattttggggtttgattacaggctcaaaatggccagaaacaaagaactttcttctgaaactcgtcagtcaaTTCTTGTTCTGAGGAATGAAGGctgttccatgcgagaaattgccaagaaactgaagatctcgtacaacactgtgtactgctcccttcacagaacagcacaaactagctctaaccagaatagaaagaggagtgggaggccccggtgcacaaatgaacaagagaacaagtacattagagtgtctagtttgagaaacagacgcctcacaagtccccAACTGGCATCTTCaataaatagtacccacaaaacaccaatctcaacgtcaacaatgaagaggaAACCCCCATATGCTGGCCttctacaacattaacaatgtctacactgtattcctgatgaatttgatgttattttaacggacaaaaaatgtgcttttctttcaaaaaccagGACATTTCTACGTGACCCCAAATTTttaaacggtagtgtatataataaCCACATTCCATAACATATTACATAAAGATAAAACATTATTTTCCATTGAGTGACTATAATTATCATATGATATAAATGTGATTTGCGTGCACACACAAAACGTATGTACACATAACAACGCAAGAGACTCTGTAGCTACGTAACACCATGCAAACTAACTCTGTTCCTTGACTGTCATAATGTAAGTTTAACACTGAGAAGTCATAATGATGTCATCGTTCCACCCGTGGCTATTAGGAAGCAGCGAACATCTTCTTTCTGCCCTCCATGCCAGACATGGCATCCACATTCTTACGCCAATCAGTCACTTCCTCTTTCTGTGGGGATGACAGAAGTATTGCACACACAGTTGTATTGCAGGTGCACATTACAACaaaaaataattaacaaaaaGAAAGCATTGGGACAGGCTGTACTGTGAATGTCCTTCttaccttctcctcttccttcttgaCAGTCTTGAGGTTGGCCTTGAAGTCGACAGACTCTTTGATCTTGGCTCCCAGCAGGGCCCCCATCATGGCTTCAGCTGATACTCTCACCCTCTTCAGCTGAGGTCGCTTCTTGCCCTTCAGCTCAATGATCTTCATGGTCAGATTTTCAATCTATATAGCAAGGTGTCAAAAAATACAAGTCTCCATTTCTAAATGAAAGTCCCACATACCAACACACATATTCACTCTGTGATAAAATGTCACTCCGTGGTAAGAGTACCCGACTCAAAGCCACAAGAGGGCAGACAATATTTCAAACGTTGCTGTCTGTACATTGATTTGATTGAAATgttatgtcataaggtgaatgcaccaatttgtaagtcgctctggataagagcgcctgctaaatgacttaaatgtaaatgtaaatgtaaatgttattgtaaaaaataaatgctTATGTTGCCTTTATGTTTTTTTTACAATATTGACCTGAAAAAAGGTTTAGTAAATACTACTCTTCTTAATAAGATATCCCATACTTGGATAGAGTATGCATTGAAAGATCATACATTGAAGTGAACTGTTTGTAATATTTGAATTTGAGAATCTGTGGATCGAGTACCTCTGCATCACTTTTGGAGACTTTCATTGAGATGTCGTACCGCtcttcatcaacaacatcaaTTTTCTGGTGCAGTTCTTTACAAAGAGTCTGTGAAGAGAAAGCAGATTGATATCTGAATATACCTTACTCATGCCCATAGTACCTGAATATTTCAGAATATACCGAATGTACTTAACTCAGACTGAATATACCTAAATATACAAACAAACTCATATTCATAGTACTCTTCCTGAATATAACTAACGATACTGTAGTCATACTCATAGTAACCTACAGATGTGGTCAttttgatcactctgttgtccCAGAGAATTGTCCTGAACCACAGGATTTACACGAATTCACTGAAAATCTGCagttctccttctctcttgctTGTTCAAATGCTAAAGCACCAGACCAAATACATGTCCTACTACTGTAGGAGGTCCTATCAAAACGCATTTCCTGTTAGAAAGtagaactttttttttttttttgagaatAATCAAATCTTCCTGGAGCAGGATTATTTTACTCCTGCGATGAaactgatcaaattaagatccgacaCCTGTACCTACACCTGAACATTCCTAAATATACTTATACCATAGTACTGTACCTAAATGAACATTAATATACACATTGTACTGTACCTGAATATACATGACTATACTCATAGTACTGTACCTGAATATACATGACTATATGCATAGTAATGTATCTAAATAATATTCCTATATTAATAGTACCTGCAGGTCCTGTACAGACAGCCCAGAGAGGTTGAGTGCTGGGACTCGTTCACTCAGTGTGCTTTCTCTGTCAATCACCTTCTGCTCCTTTTCAGCCATCAACATAGCCATGGCCTTCTTCACCAGCTTGGTCTGGGATACAACACCATATCATTACTTTATACTATTATGTATTAGCAGTGTACTTGTAGCACAACTGCTATTGTGTTTTGTATATCTATGTATGCGTTAGCCACAAATCACAACTCACACACATTATGGAGAAGTATTGTTTAGTTGTGACTGTGACAGTAACAGGGAAGTAAGACACAAAAGCTACCTTCAAGAAGAGTCTGCGAGATGCAGAGATCTTCGACTTTGGTTTTGGCTGAAATGAGGACAGAGAATATGTCTTAAGCTCATTGCTAAACAAAGAATAAACAATCATATTCACAATCAATATTTTCATGTTAAATTATTAATTGGCTTTTATGGACAGTACCCTTAAAATGTTTGTCTTTGTATTGCTGCTGCCTCAAattagctgatgtaagaagggctttatataatacatttgattgatttgatcaaAAGTCCTGAAATCCAGAATATAAAATAGCGTGATCTTCATGCTATGCTGCAACTGCACCTTCTAGGCCAGCGCAGTGAAGCATAAATTATTGTGATAATAGacctgtatcccttctttcttttctttccaaaacacttgagtgtgCTGTCTCTGACCATCTATCTCTTTTTCTCACTCAGaacgatcttcttgaccctaaccagtcacgTAGGCTCTCCGCTCTGCCAAAActgactctctcccctctgttctcatcctcctagatctatctgcTGCCTTCAACAtccgtgaaccatcagatcctcctctctctcagggctgGACGTCTCAGGCTCTCCTTTCTCTCAGGGTTGGCCGTCtcaggctctcctctctctcagggttGGCCGTCtcaggctctcctctctctcagggttGGCCGTCtcaggctctcctctctctcagggttGGCCGTCtcaggctctcctctctctcagggctgGACGTCtcaggctctcctctctctcagggttggccgtctcaggctctgcacactcctgggttgcatcctacctggcatgTCGCTCCTTTATGTATTTGTTTTGAGCTGTTGGCGGTAGGGGCACTTGATTCAGCAGGCCTAGCGCTGTTGACTGTGGGTGCACATGATTCAGCAGGCCTAGCGCTGggaaggcaaagtgttcccattttaaaccatttaatgtgtctgaaggtagaactCTGCACACCCAGCAGGCCCAGAGATCAAATCAAGTGCACTTACAGGTCTatcgctggccaatcagatagctcacATCATAAAAAACATGACTAAAGAGACTCAATGAATACAGCAAAGAGTTGCTGTTGTTATGAGTAAGTTCATGTTagttgttattcagcactgtcaacactttgttcaacacttttataagccataaaacgtgagttctccctacttccactcacactacaaccagcactgcagctgtaatgaatacGTATAGAAAAGTGTTCCCATAAGCTTGCATTGTTATTATTAGAGGcttttaatatcaaggaatatttaACTTTCTGGTAAAAAGAGTAACGACAtgaattggtgcatgaggcagaaatgaTTCAGTGCGACTTAAGTTTCATTATCAGCTGGAAGACTGTTCCCTTTTCTCAGCGAAGGGAGCTCTCGCCCTCCCCtcactgaccatcagatgcaggtcatcagtacagTAAAAAACAAAGAAGCTCACttagctgtgcctcacaagtaatacaacaaataGTCTATTACCAGCGTGATAATATACCTAAAtgtttttaatttaaaaatggtctgagaagaacaaaattggcagggcaattcaagcatagtagtaatgtattgggtctatagcttactgtacatactgtacctcATTGCTACataactgtttttaattggttaatagGCTTAGGTTTTTATAAGTCATGTTAAAAAATTGAGTGGTAGATCTCGGCTTGCGTTTttactcagaaagtgatcttggtgaccactgctctacaacatccgaagAGTACGAGCTTTCCTCATACAGGAAGCAGTGCAGATTCTAATCCAGGCCCTTGTCATTTCCCGCCTatactactgcaactctctgttggctgggttcctcgcttgtgccatcaaacccctgtcACTTATCCAGAACGCAGCAGCCCACCTGGTGTTCAACCCTCCTAAGTTCTCCtgtgtcaccccgctcctctgcatactccactggcttccagtcgaagcttgcATCATCTTCAAGACTCCGTggcttgcctacggagcagcaaggAGAACTGCCCCTCCTTACCTTAAGGCTATTCTCAAATCCTACacacccctcccccaccactccGCCCCACCTCCAAAAAAAGGGACTTTTCTTTTCCTACTAGCACTGACTGCtgttgagggaaaatgtacttgatacgattgtgatatgttgttgtctcacctagctgtcttaagatgaatgcactaattgtaagtcgctctggataagagtgtctgctaaattactaaaatgtaaatgtaaatgacgcCTGTCAAGAAGATCATTGTGTAAGGGCAGTGTTAATTTCTGCACATTTGTTCTGGTTTGAGTATGAAAATTCACTTACCGGCCTGGACCAACATCAACCAATTGGAGAGAAAGAAACCAAAACCCCAAAAGAAGAAGATTGTTACATTTCTGTTCTTTGCATATTGTTTACTGCAGTGCCTACAAAATGTCTACACCCTCCTTTGAGTTCTTCACATTTTATCATTACAAAGTGGGCTTAAAATTCATTTAATTGTCAATTGTTTTAAACAagctaaacatttttttttaacaatctAAAATACTCTCGAATGTCAAAGTGTAAGAAAAAAATTCGAACATTTATTAAATATGAATGAAAAATAAAAACACTAATAAAGTATTCACCCCCGAGTCAATGCATGCTAGAAACACCTGAGGTGGCGATTACAGCTACAAGTCTTCTTGTCTCACAAGACCATTACACACCTCTATTGTGTAATATTTTCCCATTTAGtgttttaaaaattcttcaagctctgtcaaggtgttGGGATCATGTCTACACAGTAATGTTtgggtcttgccatagatttcaaAGCGGATTTAAATTCAAAACTGGGCTTCTCAGGAAAATGCGCtgccttcttggtaagcaactccagtgtagatttggcttttgtttgttattgtcctgctgaaaagggaattcctctcccagactgaagcagattttcctctaggattttgcctgtgcttagctacaTCCTGTttcttttcatcctgaaaaactccccagtatttgccaatgtcaagcatacccataccatgatgcagccaccaccatgcttgagaATAAGAAgacagttactcagtgatgtgttgtgttggatttgcccaaacATCAGACATTGCATTTATGCCAAAAAGTGTATTCCTTtgccatgttttttttcttcaatatTGCTTTAGTGGCTTATTGCATATTTctattcttcttttcactctgtgattttggtcattattgtggagtcactaaaATGCTGTTGATCTATCCTAATTTTTCTCCCATTACAGCCATTGCACTCTGTAACTGATTAAAAATATTCAATTgcctcatggtgacatccctaagcagtttccttcctgtcctgcagctcagttcagaaagACGACTGTATCTTTGAGTTGTCTGCGTGGTTTAATACATAATCATatttattaacttgaccatgcttaaagataTATACAATGGcttatttgttattgttacccgtCTACCAATCACTGCCTTTATTTATGAGGTTttcgaaaagctccctggtctttgtagttgaatctgggcttgaaattcaatacttgactgcGGGACCTTACATATGTTGTATGtttgggggacagaggaagggttagtcattatGTCACCCCCTATTACTTCACACAGAGGGAGTCCATGTTTCTTATCATATGATTTGTTAAGCCACATTTGACTTCTGAACTCATTTAGGCTTAAACAAACGGTTGAATACTTACGCAACGACTatattttgtattaatttgtcAAAAACAATTCTAATTGTACTTTCACTTCGAGTATTTTGTGTGGATCAatgacaaaaaaatacaattaaatctatttcaatcccactttgtaataCAACAATATGTGGATCAAGTTCAAGGGGATGTACACTTTCTAAAGTCACTGTATATGTTGACAGCAATGCAATGAAATATGAGACGTCGATACTTACGCTTCAGACATGGTTGCGGTTCTCTGTGTCTCCTACATATTTCACAATGTAAAAAAGTTCAACAGTTACAACAGACTGAAAGACGTTTTCAAAACTACCTCATATTACAGACAGCTTATTTTATTACGGACAGTTTCTAGCACGCCAAACTATAGCTAAACTATTTTAGATAAAACATACATAAAACAATACATTTAGTTCATTTGGATAATATTCCAATCTATTCTAGCAGAttatcaaataaaaataatcttatTTCTTTAACTACAGCAAATGACTGTAATAAAATCGTACAACATACAACTAGAATACATGACCTTGCAGAAATAAAATAATGGTTGAAAGTCAGTACTGTTAACACACAATAAATCTGTCAGAGTAGTATTTTGTCTTTATTTTATTCAGTGTTTAATTTAGGATTTAGAAACATATCTAACTAGTGTTTGCAGATTTATAACTTGATTAAGAAAGGTCTACTCCCAAGAGATCTCATTTTTAGTATTGTAGACTTTAGACTGCATGAATTGTACACACCAATGGAGATGGAGTTTTGAGCTCAAATAGCTAAACTGGTTAGCGATCTTCTATAATATCTCACAAAAATCACATATATCAAACATACATAACAGAAAACAATTATCTGGTTGTTTGCCAATTCATAAAATTACCATGAAATTTACCATGAAAACAAAAAATGCAAACAAGTTCTGGTCTTACCCGATTGCAATAGAAATTGTTGGCAAACTAAAACACTCCTGACATAAATCACATGCACAAACTTCAACTTCAACTTGACATCTCTTTGTTGGGGTATCTACTCACACTGACAGCAAGCTACTGTCAAAAACATACACAAAAGAAAATCCTTTACCGCAATCAGATTTGACACTTTCCTCCTTTGAGGCGTTATGTTAGTACTGGAAACGTACCTTTCAGATGAAGAAAAGCTACTGTAACGTTACTAGTTGTCTTTGTGAGGCTGGAGGGATGAAAAGTGGGTTACTATATAGATTCTGGACCTCATGTGAGTGGATCACCAAAATAGACCCTCTGTCCTCACCATTCTTATTGTGTGTGACCTTCCACACATAGTAACTTGATTTGAGTTTTAGTGGTGATACTTTATATTCTACTACATGTTATTTGAGAGCGTAAATAAATCTATGTAAGTGATACATTATATTTGGTGGACACAACCAAGAGCACTTCAGAGAATTTGATTCGTGTCACATAACTAACTGTGCAATGCCATGTCGCTTGGAAATGAATAATGACCACACTGTACCCGGACGGTTTATTATAAGAATTAAAAGATagatgtacactaccggtcaaaagttttagaacacctactcattcatgggtttttctttatttttactatgtctacattgtagaataatagcgaagacatccaaactttgaaataacacacatggaatcatgtagtaaccaaaaaattgttaaacaaatctaaatatattttctattggtgattcttcaaatagccaccctttgccttgatgacagctgtgcactctcttggcattctctcaaccagcatcacctggaatgcttttccaacagttcccacatatgctgaggacttgttgggtgattttccttcactttgcggtccgactcatcctaaaccatctcaatttggttaaggtcgggggattgtggaggtcaggtcatctgatgcagcacttcatcactctccttcttggtaaatagcctggaggtgtgttgggtcattgtcctattgaaaaacaaatgatagtcccactaagcccaaaccagatgggatggcgtatcactgcaaaatgctgtggtagccatgctggttaagtgtgccttgaattctgaataaatcacagacattgtcaccagcaaagcacccccacactataacacctcctcctccatgctttacggtgggaaatacacatgcagagataatctgttCATCCGcattgcgtctcacaaagaca
This window harbors:
- the LOC118371666 gene encoding bisphosphoglycerate mutase-like isoform X3, translated to MSKYKVFVMRHGEGAWTKENRFCSWVDQRLSEDGVKEALACGHLLKEAGYQLDVVFTSLLSRSIHTAWLLLEAMGQEWVPVVRTWRLNERHYGALIGLNRAEMALNHGEEQVKQWRRSYDLTPPPINESHPYFLEIYNDRRYSTCDVSKEFLPKSESLKDVLERLQPYWDGTIVPEIKRGKLVLISGHGNSCRALLKHLEGISDADIVNVTLPTGTPILIELDENFRPTKPMQLLGDQKAIQAAIRKVEDQDQPGCQIRHVSILRTA
- the LOC118371666 gene encoding bisphosphoglycerate mutase-like isoform X2 codes for the protein MLSMVVQISVNSHYWDGLVTRRAAADRQSFRMSKYKVFVMRHGEGAWTKENRFCSWVDQRLSEDGVKEALACGHLLKEAGYQLDVVFTSLLSRSIHTAWLLLEAMGQEWVPVVRTWRLNERHYGALIGLNRAEMALNHGEEQVKQWRRSYDLTPPPINESHPYFLEIYNDRRYSTCDVSKEFLPKSESLKDVLERLQPYWDGTIVPEIKRGKLVLISGHGNSCRALLKHLEGISDADIVNVTLPTGTPILIELDENFRPTKPMQLLGDQKAIQAAIRKVEDQDQPGCQIRHVSILRTA
- the LOC118371666 gene encoding bisphosphoglycerate mutase-like isoform X1; the protein is MMFFTYVAAADRQSFRMSKYKVFVMRHGEGAWTKENRFCSWVDQRLSEDGVKEALACGHLLKEAGYQLDVVFTSLLSRSIHTAWLLLEAMGQEWVPVVRTWRLNERHYGALIGLNRAEMALNHGEEQVKQWRRSYDLTPPPINESHPYFLEIYNDRRYSTCDVSKEFLPKSESLKDVLERLQPYWDGTIVPEIKRGKLVLISGHGNSCRALLKHLEGISDADIVNVTLPTGTPILIELDENFRPTKPMQLLGDQKAIQAAIRKVEDQDQPGCQIRHVSILRTA
- the LOC118371669 gene encoding troponin I, slow skeletal muscle-like produces the protein MKILIVNMIVYSLFSNELKTYSLSSFQPKPKSKISASRRLFLKTKLVKKAMAMLMAEKEQKVIDRESTLSERVPALNLSGLSVQDLQTLCKELHQKIDVVDEERYDISMKVSKSDAEIENLTMKIIELKGKKRPQLKRVRVSAEAMMGALLGAKIKESVDFKANLKTVKKEEEKKEEVTDWRKNVDAMSGMEGRKKMFAAS